The Alphaproteobacteria bacterium DNA window TGCAAACGAAACTGTCGCATCCGTCGGGGAGGCCGCCTAGATGATTGTCAGTGCACTATTTATTGACACGCGTTCCGCACCGGCCTACTGAATTCCCGCATGGCCCGTCTTCCGCGCTTCATCGTTCCCGGCATCCCGCACCACGTGACCCAGCGTGGCAACGGGCGGCGGCAGACATTCTTTTCCGACGCGGATTACCGGCTGTATCGCGATCTGCTGGCGGCGCACTGCGCGGCGCAGGGTATCGCCGTGTGGAGCTGGGTGCTGATGCCCAATCATGTCCATATGATCCTTGTCCCGCCGCGCGAGGACAGCCTGCGCGCCGCGCTGTCGCAGGTGCACCGGGTCTATGCCGGGCGCATCCATGCGCGCGAGCGGCGGACGGGGCATTTCTGGCAGGGGCGCTTCGGCTGCGTCGCGATGGACGAGGCGCATGCGCTGGCGGCGATTGCCTATGTGGCGCTCAACCCGGTGCGGGCGCGGCTGGTGGCGCGGGCCGGGGACTGGCGGTATTCCAGCGTCCACGCGCTGCTCGACCCGGTCAGGGGCGACGGGTTGACCGACACGGCGCCGGTACTGGCGCGCACCGGTGACTTCGCCGCGCTGCTGCGCGCCGGCGAGGACGAGGCGTTGTCCCCCGCGCTGCGCCGCGCGGAAACGGTCGGGCGACCGCTTGGCGACGAAGCGTTCCTGGCGGCGGTCGAAGCGCAAACCGGCCGCAACGCCCGACCGGGCCGGCGCGGCCGGCCCAGGGCGGAAAAATAGTGCACTGTCACCGAATTAAACTCGAGACGTTCTCCTGGTACGCTGCAGGCGCAGCGTAACTGCCCAACGTCATCAACGGCAGGGCTGGCTCACCGGACGCTCACGATTTTAGCGGACTGTTGGAAGCGAGAAATGGCAGCGTCTACTTCGCCACCTGTCATGATCCTGCAATAATCATTCTCGCCGACCAAAACGGGGATCAGCCTTTGTTTCGGCCGGAACCCCCGGGATCCGGCGCCAACCGATCCTCCTCCTTTTCCAGAGGAACGTCGATAACGCAGAGAACGCCATCCTCGGTCGCCTCCAACTGCGATGTTCCGTCGAGCATGTGAGGCACGACGTCCCGTATGAGCTTGCAGCCGAAACCGCCCCCTAACTCGGGCGCGCCGCCCGGTACACCGCTCTCGCGCCAGCGGAAGACGATTCGCTCCCCGTTCGCCGATCGCGCCCACGACATATGCACGCGCCCGCCGTGCGCGAGTGCGCCATACTTGAGCCCGTTCGTCGCCAGTTCGTGCACGACCATGGCAAGCGCCTGCGCCGTCTTTTGCGGGAGCCCGATCGGCTCCCCCTCGATCTTTACCTGGCCGTCGGGCAGGACGCCGTGCGCTTCCATCTCGGCTTCCACCAGTTCGCGCAGGTCGGTGCCATCCGCGGGCGCCTGGCTGAGAACGTCCTGAGTCCGCGCGAGCGAATTCAGACGGTCCGAGAAACGCGCGACGAAATCCTCCACGCTCCCCGCTCCCTTGCGCGTCAGGTGCAAGATCGCGCTGACGCTGGAGAACAGGTTCTTGATCCGGTGTTGCGACTCGTAGAACAATATCTCCTGCCCCTGCTCGGCGCGGCGGCGATTGGTCACGTCCTCTATCGCCAGGAGGATCAGTTGCACGTGGTCGAGCCGCCGGCCGTTCAGCAGCATGTGGCGGCGCCCCACGCCCGGGAAGTCGGCGTCCATGGACAGGTCGTCGAAGGCGTCGTCGTTCGGCAATATCTCCTCAAGCAGGCGTCTCAGGGCAGGCAGGTTCCACATGCCGCCGCCCAACTCGTAGACCCTGCGACCGACCGCCTCTTCGCCAGAAAGCCTGAATGTCCGGCAGAAAGCATCGTTTGCCGACACCACCACGAGTCCGGGTCGAGCACGAGCAGAGGATGGCGCACCGTGTCGACGATGGCCTCGGCGAACATCCGGGCGGCGGCGACCTCCTCCTCGCCACGCTTGCGTTCGGTAATGTCGCTAAAATTCACGACCGTGCCGTCGATCCGCTCCTCGGCGCGGTAAGGCTGGATGCGCCGCTCGAACCAGCGCCCCTCAGCCGTCCTGACCTCCCGCTCGATCAACTGCAGCGTCCTCAGCACCTCGTCTGCGTCCTGGATGAAGTCGGGATCCTCGAATTTCTGGGCCAGGTCGCTCACCGGCCGGCCCACGTCGGACGATTTCACCTCGAACAACTCGCGTACGGCCGGCGTCGCGAAGCGGATGCGCTTTTCACGATCGAGGAACAGGGTCGCGACGTTGCTGCTGCCGAGAAGGTTTGCGAAGTCGCTTGTCTGCTCCTCGAGCTCGCCGAGCTTGTTCTGGAGCTGCTGATTGACCGTGTTCAACTCCTCGTTCAGCGACTGCAGCTCCTCCTTTGAGGTCTCAAGCTCCTCGTTCGTGGACTGGAGCTCTTCGTTCATCGAGGAAATTTCCTCGTTCGAGGCCTGGAGCTCCTGGTTCGAGCTCTCGAGCTGCTCGACCGTCTCGCGCAATTCGGCGCGCGAGGCGCGCAGCGCGTCCTCGAGCTCGTGCTCCGGCAGCCGCTCGGCGGTGGCGTCGGGCGGCGTCTCCGCCGCGCCGGCCTCGATGAACGAGACGAGCAGGCGCCGCGGCCCGCCTTCTTCGTGGAGCGGCGCGACGACGATTCGCACGGGAACCGGTTCCGGCCCCTCGACCCGGGCGTCGGCCGTGACCTGCCCGCCATCCCGCATCGCCCGTTGCACCGCGGCGCGCAGCCGCACCCTCAGCCCCCGCTTCGCCAGGCTCAGCAGGTCGCGTGTCGGCTCGCCGCGGGGCGGGTCGAGGAAGCGCTCCGTTTCGCCGTGGAAGTAATGGACGTGAAAGCGGCCGTCGATCAGGACCGACGGCGGCGCGAACCGCTCGACCAGCGCCCGCCGCGCGCGCTCCAGCGCCCCGTGCGCGGCAACCGGGACGGCAGGGGGCTTCGTCTGCGGCGCATACCCGGGCTGGGCCAGGGGGAATTCGACGATATCGTGCCGCGTCGGGCCGAGACGCCGGTAGATCCGCCACTTCTTCGAGACGGTGCGAAACAGATCCTCGCGCTCGCCCGGGGTCTCGGCCGTGCCGAGGAACAGGTATCCGTTCT harbors:
- a CDS encoding transposase, translated to MARLPRFIVPGIPHHVTQRGNGRRQTFFSDADYRLYRDLLAAHCAAQGIAVWSWVLMPNHVHMILVPPREDSLRAALSQVHRVYAGRIHARERRTGHFWQGRFGCVAMDEAHALAAIAYVALNPVRARLVARAGDWRYSSVHALLDPVRGDGLTDTAPVLARTGDFAALLRAGEDEALSPALRRAETVGRPLGDEAFLAAVEAQTGRNARPGRRGRPRAEK
- a CDS encoding chemotaxis protein CheB; this translates as MSDYIDNDAESAQETARPVLDYPVVGLGASAGGIDALRKFFGALPERPGMAFIVVLHLSPDHRSHLADLLRKVVTLPLTEVEDDTPVAHDHVYVITPKHALTLEGGTIRVNPAGGSPRHPVDTLFHSLAKEQREKAVAVVLSGTGTDGTGGAIRIKEEGGAVFVQDPETAEYDGMPLAVIGAGVADRVLAPETMPQELLNFAAHPYVRAPTEATTLQEGEGSQLNMILTVLRTRARYDFHGYKTTTLLRRIRRRMGLRSLDTLGDYVEVLRNDPAEAEALVRDLLINVTAFFRNHEAWKELDNAVIEPLVRAAGGGEAMRVWVPACSTGEEAYSIAMLLLDRAEAMGKQIDLHVFATDAAAHVLTRARTGLFAASVAEEMPPERLARHFDKRDDYYQARKPLREAIVFAPQKLLHDPPFSRMDLVSCRNMLIYLEPEMQRKVIALLHFSLRENGYLFLGTAETPGEREDLFRTVSKKWRIYRRLGPTRHDIVEFPLAQPGYAPQTKPPAVPVAAHGALERARRALVERFAPPSVLIDGRFHVHYFHGETERFLDPPRGEPTRDLLSLAKRGLRVRLRAAVQRAMRDGGQVTADARVEGPEPVPVRIVVAPLHEEGGPRRLLVSFIEAGAAETPPDATAERLPEHELEDALRASRAELRETVEQLESSNQELQASNEEISSMNEELQSTNEELETSKEELQSLNEELNTVNQQLQNKLGELEEQTSDFANLLGSSNVATLFLDREKRIRFATPAVRELFEVKSSDVGRPVSDLAQKFEDPDFIQDADEVLRTLQLIEREVRTAEGRWFERRIQPYRAEERIDGTVVNFSDITERKRGEEEVAAARMFAEAIVDTVRHPLLVLDPDSWWCRQTMLSAGHSGFLAKRRSVAGSTSWAAACGTCLP
- a CDS encoding HWE histidine kinase domain-containing protein, which encodes MVVSANDAFCRTFRLSGEEAVGRRVYELGGGMWNLPALRRLLEEILPNDDAFDDLSMDADFPGVGRRHMLLNGRRLDHVQLILLAIEDVTNRRRAEQGQEILFYESQHRIKNLFSSVSAILHLTRKGAGSVEDFVARFSDRLNSLARTQDVLSQAPADGTDLRELVEAEMEAHGVLPDGQVKIEGEPIGLPQKTAQALAMVVHELATNGLKYGALAHGGRVHMSWARSANGERIVFRWRESGVPGGAPELGGGFGCKLIRDVVPHMLDGTSQLEATEDGVLCVIDVPLEKEEDRLAPDPGGSGRNKG